The Candidatus Cloacimonadota bacterium genome includes the window CTTCCGGGAAAAAACCTGAAACCGCCAATATAGAATCTGCCTCACTCATGGTAATGTCGAACGCAAGGTTAAATAAACCGCGCTGTGCAAATAATCCTGCAAAGAGCATCAAGCCGAACAGGATAAGTATTATCTTTTTCAATTTATCCACCTTTAACTGGCTATGTAATTATGTTTTGGACACTCTTTATCCCTCGCAGATGTCGTCAACAAAAAAAACAGTATGAATAGCCAAAACCATGCTATTTTAGTAGCGTTATCCTACGTTTTACGCTCTGATCAGCAGTTCTTAGCTCTAAGATGTAAACACCTCCGGCGAGCTTTGATGCATTGTAATTGATAGTATTTTTACCCTTAGGATACGATCCGGTTGCGATTATGTCAATTTTCTGTCCTTTAATATTGAAGATAGAGAGTTCAGCTTGCTCTTCCTGAGGTAAAACGAATGATATATTTGTATGAGGATTGAAGGGATTGGGATAGTTGTGTATATCAATTCTGGTTACGGCGTGGATCAAATCGTCGTTTGAAGTTTCCAGAAGCTCTGGTAGTAACATTTGCATTAACTCTCGTACCCCCTCTTGCTGCATAAAGTATAACGGAAAACCAAAGTAATTAAGGTTTCCGCTACGGAATGCCAAACTCATTCCTTCACCAGCGCTTCCTTCAACAAAGACACCCTCATACAATTGAGTAATATCTCCACTAAAACTATTGATCATAGGCAACATACCGTTCCAGATAGATATTAACTTTTCTGCATCTACTTCAAGCTGTGGATAACTATCGCTTTCTGCACTTATCAAGCACGCCTGATTATCGTAGTACACATTCAAATCGCTTATAAAGCGCTGCCAAAACACTTCGGAAAGAACAGTGGCAGATTTCCATCCAGATACGATAAGCTTGCCATTACCAAACAAGTAGCTGCTAAGTAGTTCTTGTGCGTTATTTATCTGGTTTGTGGCAAAATCGTCATCATGCCAGATAACTACTTTGTAAGATCCCAAAACATCCAATCCGGGTAATCCATCTGCAGCAATATCCCATAAATCGGCTGTGTATGGCAAAATTACGTCATTATAAAAATCATCTACCATAATGTCGTTGGGATTTGCACTGCTTCCATTGCCATCTCGGCTTTCATCCACAATAAGAATATCTTGAGCGAAACTGAAGTTCACGGGTTGAACTGAAGCCGGTAAAGAACTCAAGCTTTGATATCCATCAATATCAATTGACCGGATGGCGTATTCATATATGTGTCCATCAGTTACGCTAAAATCTGTATAGCTAAGTTCTGTAATAGGAGAAGTATTTACCTGTTGCCAGGCTTCCATCTGATCTTCTCTGCGGAAAATATTGTAAGCAATGGCATTGGGAAACTCATTCCAGCCGAGAACAACACTGGCGTTTGCAGAAAGACAGGTATTGAGCTCCGGTAAACTGGTGTTAAGATTGCTTAGAAGTGTCCAGTGATTGTGATTAGCATTCACATCTAGAGGTTCTGAGGCATCTGCAAATATATTTGCATGCCCTTCGGGACTTGCTACAATCAATACAGAATCCGTTTCGGTAGCATAGACAATTTGGAATGGGATATCTACTTCAAACTGTGTGGTTGTACTGGAACTGCTTGTAGCTATCACTTTTAACTGGTTTGTTTCTGCTTTGTAAAACACTCCATATTCTACACTGGGAATTCCACTTCCATAAATCCATTGTTCAAAGAACTGATCCAAATCTAGCCCGCTAATATCTTCGGCAAGAGCTTTGAACTCTTCGGTTATGGCATTGCCGTGCTTGAAGCTCTGGAAATAAGTCTGCAAAAGCTCAAAGAAGAGATCATTTCCCATTTTAAGACGCAACATGTGTAACACACTTGCGGCTTTTTCGTATGAAGGCGGAGCAAAGTAATTGGAAAATGCCGGATCGTATATCGTGCTGGGACCATGATTATTTACCCAGCTTAGGTAGTATTGATGGTAACTGTTTTGCACATAATCACATGCGGCTTGCCATCCGGCAGCCATATCTGTCCATAAATGTTCTCCGTAGGTGGCAAATCCTTCCGATAACCACACATCATTGAAATCTAAGAAACTAACTGCATTACCAAACCATTGATGCACCAATTCGTGAGCAATCGTTAGTTCGTGGGTTCCATTACCGTCGATTATAAAATTACCAAGAGTAGTCATGGTTTGATGTTCCATTGCCGCAAAAGTACTCATATTTACCGTGGCATTTCCATACTTCTCGAAAGGGTATTCACCAAAAAGTTCTGAATAGTAATCTATCATATCTGGTAAATTGGCAAGATCTAAAAGGGCATTGTTATATTGAGATGGGCTTACGAAATTCAGAATCGGCAATTCTCCCTGTAGGGCGGTTTGAGAGATTTCCATATAATCTGCGGCTGTAATGCAGGCAAGATATGTTGTCATGGGATTCTGTCCGCGCCAAGTAGTGGTTGCCGTTCCATCACCATTGTTTACGATACTTTCTCTTAAACCGTTTGCCGCTACCTTCCAATCGTCCCTCATGGTGATGATGAGATCAATAATTGCCTTATCCCACGGATGATCGTAGCAGGGCCACCAATATCGAGCCGCATCTGGATCGGAAACAGTAAAGATGCTATTAGTTCTGAAATACATGCCCACATTGTAGGGAGCACCAGATAGCTGAGGACTGCCCGCATAATATATTTTGGTGCTAAACACTTCTCCCGCTTGCACATTTAACGGAATATTTACTATACCTAGGGTGTGATCGTGGGATATAAGTACACCATTTACTTCCACAGAGCTTACCTCCAAACCCTCCAAATTGTAAGATATGCCCTGTAAGTCTGTTTCTGCTAATACTTCTGCCAATACATACCCACAAACATAGTTAGGATCTTGTTCTATGCTTAGAGTTATAGTGTATTTCTGTACGTCAAAACCGGTCTCAATTTCAGCTTTATTCACGCTTTGATAAGCTCCGCTGTAGTTGGCATCGTATCTTCGATACTTTTTAATGTCTTGGTACGGATTTGCTGCCAGAGTACCGCCAAGCAAAAGAAAAATCAGGAGAACGTATTGGGTTTTCATAATATACTCCGCTATTCAAAGTCTTCCAGTTAGTTACAGATGCAGAATTTATTCCATTTAACGATAAAGAATTACAACTATAGCAGAGTTAATCAAAACCCATTCGCCTTGCTTATAAATCGACTAATTCTCGCGTAAAAGCCTGCAGAAATTGGGTTATTAAGTTTTGTTAATTGAAACAAAAGAACTATGCCAATCATCTTTTTTTTTTATTGACAAATAACGGACATCTGCCAAGTGTAACATACAAAAACACATATTAAACAATACAGAACAGGTTAAGTTCTAGCTTGCAAAGTATTATGCCTTAACATCAACAATGTTCCGAGGCTGATTATTCCTATGGTATCTTGGTTCTTTGGATTTTTGAGGAGAAAGAATGGATTATTACCCAGATATTTTGACCCGAACCTTTATTAATAGAAAGTCTACACGAGATATTGAGCACAAACAAGAGTGTTTCTTGGCGTGAATCTGTCCATCGTTTCTCGCAAAGTTCATCTCGAACTATTTCTTGAATTCTGCAAAAAATACTATCATTGGACTTCTGCAAAACATTCAATCTTCGTATTTTGTCTTTGCAATCGCTTAGCGAATGCAGTAAACAGTTTCTTTTCGCATTTGAAGGGCTGCATGTGTTGTGCAGCCATACATTACACTCACTCTTAACAAGGAAATAAACATTATGAAAAAATCGATTTTATTAATGCTTTTACTGAGTTCTATCTTGAGTATTGCCTATGCAGAAAGCATTATTTTCAACGATTCTACCAGCGGTAGCGATAGTGCTCCGACAGTTGTATCAATAACAACTTCGGGGCTACCCGACGGAGCTGTAATTACAAGTACTCAGATCACCCTGACCTTCGGAACCTTAAGCTATGTCGGCAATTGGTATGACGCAGATATTATTGTTAACGGCACAGACTATACTGAAGTCGGCTGGTTGGATAACGCAGTTTACAATGATCTAAATGATCTTGGTCCCAATGGACTTGTAGTTACAGCGACTTCAGTGGATTCTGACTCTTACTCCGACAATATTACCTTAAGTCTTTCCGTAGAAATATTTTATACTCCTCCAGCGGGAACACCGGATCCAGCATCAAATCCCAACCCGGCAGAAAATGCTATAGATGTAGCACTAAATGGCAACTTAACTTGGAATTTCGGCGTTGATACCGAAGCATACGATTTGTGGTTTGGTCCTACCGGAAGCATGACTCAAGTGGTAGATGGAGTTAGTGCAGCTCTAAGCGGATCTTATGCCTATTCTGACTTATCAAACGATACTCAATACTCTTGGAGGGTAGATACCATAAATATCAGTTCCGGTGTTACAACTTCCGGTACTGAATGGAGCTTCAGAACAATACTGCCAGAAGGGCTTGTTCAGATTGGCTCTGGCACAACAGATCTGGACTTGCCTTTGAATACCTATTATGGCTATAATTACTCTCAAATGTTATATCTGCAAAGTGAGATAGGCGTGGCTAACAAAAGAATTGAGAAGCTCTATGTCAACTGGAATGGATATGAGACTGGAGAAGATTATAAGGACTGGACAATCTACCTCGGTCATACCGATAAATCTTCTTTCGCCAATAGCAGTGATTGGGTATCGGTTGCCAACATGTCACAAGTATTCAGTGGTGAGATCACCATTCCTGCAACAACCGGTTGGATTGAGATTCTCTTAGACACTCCCTTTGCCTATAACAACACCGACAATCTGGTGGTAGCAATCAATGAAACAACATCGGGTTACGGAAGCAGTTCAGCGTATTTCTATAACACAGGCTTTGCAACAAACAGAGGTTTACGTTTGCGAAACGATAGTTCAGCATACAATCCCGCTTCTCCTGGAGCCGGAACCTTAGTAGCTGGAGTTGCGAATATCAGGATGCTTTTTGGAGATATGCCCATAGAACCTTTATTTGCATACAGTCCTACTACTTTGTTGTTCCCCACAACCAAAGTCGGGGAACTATCTGTAACACAGAATGTAACAATCTCCAATACTGGCGGCGGAACATTATACTATTCGGATCTGAGCTTCAGTATCAGTGGTAACAATCCCACCGATTTTAGTTATGACACATCAAACCTGCAGGATCTGGAGACTGGGCAAAGCTTCACTCTGCCCGTTAGCTTTAATCCCCAGAGTGACGGACAACTAACCGCTAATCTGGTTATTAGCTATGCCGGAGACGATTACGTAGTTGATTTAAGTGGTTACGCTTATCCCACTACGTACCTTATCGAAGATTTTGAAGGATCGGCTTTCCCGCCTACAGGTTGGGCAAATCCTGGTTCTTGGGGCACCAGCACTTATACATACTACACCGGCACTAAGGCGGCTTACAAAAGTGGTAGCTCCTCTACTCAGTACATCCTTTCCACTCCCAAACTTTATTTATCTGACGGTGGAACCTTGTCATTCATGGCACGGATAACTTCCACAACATCCCCTTTGGATATTGTTTACTCCACAGATAGAGTTACCTGGACAAAACTTGGTGAATCAATTCTGGCAGAAAGCGCAAACTCATGGTTTCATGTGATTGCAAATCTTAGCGAAGTTTCTGCCAAAACCACCAATTTTTACCTTGGGTTCCGCACAATGACTTATTCTTCCTACTATATAGACGAGGTTGTTATGCCTCCCCTTGCTCAAGAAGCACCTGATGCGGTTACTCTTACCACTCCGACCAATGCCTCTTCTAACGTGAGCATTATGCCTACCCTGAGCTGGACTCCTTCTTCATTAGGAGGGATTGCATCATCTTATGACATATATCTGGAAGCAACTGATAGCCCTGAAGATCCAGATGCTGATCCTCATACACTATTAACCAATGTGACTACAACCTCATATACTTTGGAAACAGTATTAGATTATTCCACTAGCTATATATGGAAAGTAGTGGCAAAGAATTCCTATGGAGAATCTGAAAACAACGTGGTGTTTAATTTCTCTACGATAGCCGATCCTACTGTTTACGTAACAGCAGAAAATCCTTGGTTAGTTGATTTTGGTACATCCAGCGAAGATTGGCCAGTAGCAAACTGGAGCCAGATTAGCGGAGTATATCCCATTCCAAATGGAACCCTTTCCCGTTGGATTCAAGACGATTGGCTAAATGCAACCAGTCCAGTGAACAAATCCGCCAAAATCAACATCTATGGCACTACTTGTTATTATTGGCTGTTAAGTCCACCCATCAACATCCCCACAACCGGCTACGAATTGAAATTTGATCTTGGGTTAACAGACTATGCCAATTCTAATCCCATAGAGGATCCTACCTCTCAACTCGATGACAAATTCATTGTAGCAATGAGCAACAACCCCAATATGAGTAACCCAGTGCTGCTCCGTGAGTGGAATAACAGCGGTTCCGATGATGTTTTCAATGAGATTCCAAATACTGGAACTACAATCACTATTCCACTTACAGAAATCAGTGGCACAATCTACTTTGCTTTCTACGGAGAATCTACTCTGTCCAATGGCGATAACGATCTCTTTGTAGATAACGTTATAGTCCGTGTACCTCCAACTACTCCCACTTTCTCTATCAGTCCGGAATCTATGGATTATGGTTTGGTAAATCTGAGTACGAACAAAGCTAAGGTTTTCACCATTACCAATACCGGTGTTGGCACTCTGATGATTGACAATGCAGACGTCACCATTACCGGAGATAACACTGATCAATTTACTCTAAGCCCCATCGCCGAAAATATTAGCCTGGATGCAGGACAATCCACCGAAATTACAATTACTTTCAGCCCAACAAGCGAAGGCGAGAAATCTGCCATTCTCAACATTGTGGATAACATTGCCGCCACAAAGATTGGGCAAAAATCCGGAGCGAAACTATCCCACCAAATCATGTTAACAGGTGAGGGTTACGATGCCAATATCTCAAGCTTCCCCTGGAGAGAAGGCTTTGAAGATGCCTTCCCGCCTTTAGATTGGGCAAACAGCAACTGGGAATGGAGTAGTTATGGTGGAGCCCACACAGGAAGTGAGTTTGCCTACAGCAATCTTAGTGGCTCTCTGCTCACTACTCCGCCAATAGCAGTCCCTGCTACCGGTGAATATCAATTTGAATTCTGGTACAGAGCCGAAAGCACAAGCTATCCTCAAGATATGAATGTTTACATCAATATAGATGGAGAGAATGTGGTAGAGCCTATTATCACTATCGAAGATGCTGCAAACACTACCTATCAGAAAGCTGTATTTAGCTTATTACCCTATGTCGGCAATACTGTTATTTTCACATTAAATGGATTGTATGGTTCTGGGGGTTACAGCTATGGTATCTGCGTGGACGATGTTGGCGTTGTAGAAGCTTTCGATTATCCTGCGGACGAACCCGTTACTATTGGTGATGGCGAAAACACTATAGTTGTAACGGTAAGCAACGGCTCTGCCAATAACGATCCGGAAGGCGAAATCCCTCCCATAAACAATAGTGCTTTTACTCCGACAAACAGCTTTGTATTGCAACTAATCGGCTCTGGTCCATGGACTGTTACGATAGAAACCGACGCTCCTTGGGGCGCATACTATCGCAGTGGTCATTGGCATGCCGAAGAAGCTATAGAAGGAATCGTAACTTTCAATGTAGAGCCCAGCAAGGATATTAACATGCCCATAATCCTTGGTGATCAGAACCCTACTCTACCGGTTACTCTCGCTAGTTTCTCAGCAGTTCTTACTTCGGATCTGAATGTTAAAATATCTTGGATGGCAGAATCGGAAGTAAACCACTCTGGCTACAATATCCTTCGTAATGAAATTGATGATCTTGATACAGCAATGCTGGTAAACGACGAGCTATTCAGGGATGGTATCCAGACGGGTACTCAAGTGAAATACACTTACACCGATACCGAAGTATATCTTAACGCAACATACTATTATTGGCTTGAAAGCATCAGCTTAAACGGCGTTAGCGAATACTTTGGTCCTCTAAACGTGCTCATCAATTCCGGTTCCGAAGAACCCGATGCGCCGCAGATTCCCTTGGAAACTGCTTTGATGACGGCATACCCCAATCCGTTTAACCCTAGCACCAACATTCGTTATAGTATGAAAATTGCCGGAGATGTTCGCATAGACATCTTCAACGTAAAAGGACAATTGATGCGTAGTTTCTCACATCATCACAACCTTCCGGGATACTATTCCGTTACTTGGGATGGACGTGATGACAAGAATAACACAGTTGGTACCGGATTGTATTTCTACCGGATGACCAGCGATCAGTATCGTGCAACCAAAAAGATGGTACTTTCCAAATAAATAAGTAACATATCCTATAGCCCCCAGTTTTTACGCTGGGGGCTTTTTCTGCACTTTTCATAAAAGCTTTGCCTAATCTGGATAAAGAGTTCTCGCCATTGTATGAAAAGACCGATGAATAATCTGGGCATGGGATAAAGCACCATACTACAAGGGTGGTAGGTGGGCGCATAACTACGATCAGAAAAAGCCCACCAAACCAATATCTCGTGCATAAAAATCTGCGATATTTAGATGTGCAGCTGTATCATGAAGTTGTTGAAGAAGATATATTGGACATTCTTTGTCTCATTCTACCTTGATACTTCACGCAATAACTAAGAAGGGTTTATCTGGAGATTCTCCCGCTCAAACAGGAGTATGACAGCTTAAAGCATAGCTAAATCTATGTTAATACATGCGGCTGTCTTCAACCTTTTGTTTATTCTAATCTATCTCAATTCAAACTATACATACCGACAAAACAAGAATAATAATCCGTGTTTGCATCAAAGTCTACATCCAACCAGTTCAAGGTAAAACTCAGCTTATCTCAATTCAAACATATATCCTAAGAAAATTGGCAATATCTTTGAATATGCTTATATTATCAAACAAATGATGTGTTAGTGAGGAGAAATCATGGCAGAAAGAAACGATAAATCGCGGGTAAAATATTACATTGTAGCAGCATTAATATTGATAATTGTAGCGGCAATCCTAATTGTGCCCCGCTGGAATGCCTATCAGAACAACAGACGTGCCAAAGAAGTTCGTGATGCTGTGGAAGCACTGCATCTGTATGTAGATAATTATTGGAGAACACATGGTAGTGCCAGCGGTTTTGAACTGGATACAGCACTTGTGGAAATAGGCATGAAACCCAGCGTGATAGCCAACTGGAATTTTGCCGTAGCTTGGAAATCTTCCGTTATCTATACTACTCAAATGGTGGATAAGCTTAAGAATGTAGATGAGAACAACTATGTGTACGTGGCTCCCTACAAGCTTATTATGGCAGTTGCAACAGCTAAGAACCCTGTGGGTGAAGGGCGCAAGTTATGGTTTGATGGAGATGCAAATAGCTATCATGGTTTTGGCGCAGATGAACAGATTGAACCAGATTGGGCAAGGATATTTCCAAATCCCTAAGAAGAATATTGCAAAATAAGCAATTAAGAATTTCTACTAATAAGCAAAAAGTTGTTTTAACTCTTCCAAACTCATTGTTTTTAGAACACCGCTACCACCTTCAACAACTTCGTTGAAAAGATCAATTTTATTCTGTTGTAAAGAAAGGATTTTCTCTTCTACCGTAGCCTTGGTAATAAGTCTGAATACTTGTACCTTTTTTGTTTGACCAATGCGGTGACTACGGTCTATAGCTTGATTTTCTACCATCGGGTTCCACCAAGGATCATAAAGAATAACGGTATCCGCAGAGGTAAGATTAAGCCCCGTACCCCCAGTTTTGAGGCTTATTAGAAAAAGGCGGATGTCTTTGGAGCTTTCGAAATCTTGAACCGCTTTGGCACGATCTTTTGTTTTACCATCTAAATAACTGTATGAAATGCCAAGCTTATCAAAAACCTTTCTCATGATCTTTAACATCTGCACAAATTGAGAAAAAACCAGAATCTTATGACCGGAAGAAATGGAATCTTGCACCAATTCAACTAACATCTCCAGTTTAGCTGATAGAGCGGGCTCCGGTAGAATGTCTCCATTGGCCAAGTGGGGATGGTTACATACCTGACGTAACTTTGTAAGAGCTGCAAGGATATGCACATAACTAATTGTTTCTGAAGACGTGGGCATTAGCTTGCGCTGAACAGTATCCAAGATTTGAAGATACAACTTTTCTTGTAACGGATTCATCTTGCACCACGATACCTGCTCTTGCTTATCTGGTAATTCTAAAAGTACTTCCTTTTTGATGCGCCGCAAAAGAAATGGAGCACAAAGCTTGTGTAGTGAAGCGTTATTGTCTCGATCGATCTCCTGGGTTAAGTACTTGCTTTTAAAAGATTTCACGCTTCCCAGATAACCTGGCATCAAGAAATCCATAATGCTCCAAAGCTCGGTTATATTATTCTCTATGGGGGTGCCAGAGAGTGCCATCCGATATGATGAATTGAGCTTTTTAATCGCAAATGTTCTTTGCGCAGATACATTCTTAATGTTTTGCGCCTCATCCAATATCAACCAGTCAAAATGCATCGTTTTTAAAATGCTAAAATCGCTAAGAACCATAGAATAACTAATGATAAAAAGCTTTATATTGGGGTTTTGCAGCAATTCAACCCGTGAGGGTTTAGCGCCTTCCACTATTGCGTAGGGAATGTTTGTATGAAACTTCTCGATCTCAGCTGCCCAGTTGTAGAGTAAGGTTTTGGGGCATATCACCATGCTCGCTCCACCTTCAACGTTGGCGGCAACCATAGCTAGGGCTTGAATGGTTTTTCCCAAGCCCATTTCGTCGGCAAGAATCCCATTGAAATGGTAATGCTTCAGCATATTAAGCCAGGCAACTCCTGCTTTTTGGTATCCACGCAAAATTGTATGTAAATACGATGGCAACTCAGGGTTTCGCTTCAATCTTCGAGCTTGAAGATCTTCAAACATTGACTCTATATATTCATCACCCAATATCCTGATTGCTGGATTCTCCTCCCTAAGCCGCTGATAATAAGGTAAATTTAGTACTCGGGTGCGATACACATCATCATTGGCTTTTTTGCTGCGCTTTAATAAACGATCAATTTCGCTAAAAACGCCAGGATTGCCAATGAAGTATATTCTGCCATCCTCAGTATGAAGAAACTCTTCCTGAGACCGGAAGTATTTGGCAAGTTCGTCGTGGCTGAATCTTAGATCTTTGTATCGGTATTCCACTTCGTAACTAAACCAATCAATATCTTCATGGCGTTGCACTCTAAGTTCTGCTTCCAGATGAATCTTGGCAATAAACCTTCTG containing:
- a CDS encoding T9SS type A sorting domain-containing protein — encoded protein: MKTQYVLLIFLLLGGTLAANPYQDIKKYRRYDANYSGAYQSVNKAEIETGFDVQKYTITLSIEQDPNYVCGYVLAEVLAETDLQGISYNLEGLEVSSVEVNGVLISHDHTLGIVNIPLNVQAGEVFSTKIYYAGSPQLSGAPYNVGMYFRTNSIFTVSDPDAARYWWPCYDHPWDKAIIDLIITMRDDWKVAANGLRESIVNNGDGTATTTWRGQNPMTTYLACITAADYMEISQTALQGELPILNFVSPSQYNNALLDLANLPDMIDYYSELFGEYPFEKYGNATVNMSTFAAMEHQTMTTLGNFIIDGNGTHELTIAHELVHQWFGNAVSFLDFNDVWLSEGFATYGEHLWTDMAAGWQAACDYVQNSYHQYYLSWVNNHGPSTIYDPAFSNYFAPPSYEKAASVLHMLRLKMGNDLFFELLQTYFQSFKHGNAITEEFKALAEDISGLDLDQFFEQWIYGSGIPSVEYGVFYKAETNQLKVIATSSSSTTTQFEVDIPFQIVYATETDSVLIVASPEGHANIFADASEPLDVNANHNHWTLLSNLNTSLPELNTCLSANASVVLGWNEFPNAIAYNIFRREDQMEAWQQVNTSPITELSYTDFSVTDGHIYEYAIRSIDIDGYQSLSSLPASVQPVNFSFAQDILIVDESRDGNGSSANPNDIMVDDFYNDVILPYTADLWDIAADGLPGLDVLGSYKVVIWHDDDFATNQINNAQELLSSYLFGNGKLIVSGWKSATVLSEVFWQRFISDLNVYYDNQACLISAESDSYPQLEVDAEKLISIWNGMLPMINSFSGDITQLYEGVFVEGSAGEGMSLAFRSGNLNYFGFPLYFMQQEGVRELMQMLLPELLETSNDDLIHAVTRIDIHNYPNPFNPHTNISFVLPQEEQAELSIFNIKGQKIDIIATGSYPKGKNTINYNASKLAGGVYILELRTADQSVKRRITLLK
- a CDS encoding choice-of-anchor D domain-containing protein, which codes for MKKSILLMLLLSSILSIAYAESIIFNDSTSGSDSAPTVVSITTSGLPDGAVITSTQITLTFGTLSYVGNWYDADIIVNGTDYTEVGWLDNAVYNDLNDLGPNGLVVTATSVDSDSYSDNITLSLSVEIFYTPPAGTPDPASNPNPAENAIDVALNGNLTWNFGVDTEAYDLWFGPTGSMTQVVDGVSAALSGSYAYSDLSNDTQYSWRVDTINISSGVTTSGTEWSFRTILPEGLVQIGSGTTDLDLPLNTYYGYNYSQMLYLQSEIGVANKRIEKLYVNWNGYETGEDYKDWTIYLGHTDKSSFANSSDWVSVANMSQVFSGEITIPATTGWIEILLDTPFAYNNTDNLVVAINETTSGYGSSSAYFYNTGFATNRGLRLRNDSSAYNPASPGAGTLVAGVANIRMLFGDMPIEPLFAYSPTTLLFPTTKVGELSVTQNVTISNTGGGTLYYSDLSFSISGNNPTDFSYDTSNLQDLETGQSFTLPVSFNPQSDGQLTANLVISYAGDDYVVDLSGYAYPTTYLIEDFEGSAFPPTGWANPGSWGTSTYTYYTGTKAAYKSGSSSTQYILSTPKLYLSDGGTLSFMARITSTTSPLDIVYSTDRVTWTKLGESILAESANSWFHVIANLSEVSAKTTNFYLGFRTMTYSSYYIDEVVMPPLAQEAPDAVTLTTPTNASSNVSIMPTLSWTPSSLGGIASSYDIYLEATDSPEDPDADPHTLLTNVTTTSYTLETVLDYSTSYIWKVVAKNSYGESENNVVFNFSTIADPTVYVTAENPWLVDFGTSSEDWPVANWSQISGVYPIPNGTLSRWIQDDWLNATSPVNKSAKINIYGTTCYYWLLSPPINIPTTGYELKFDLGLTDYANSNPIEDPTSQLDDKFIVAMSNNPNMSNPVLLREWNNSGSDDVFNEIPNTGTTITIPLTEISGTIYFAFYGESTLSNGDNDLFVDNVIVRVPPTTPTFSISPESMDYGLVNLSTNKAKVFTITNTGVGTLMIDNADVTITGDNTDQFTLSPIAENISLDAGQSTEITITFSPTSEGEKSAILNIVDNIAATKIGQKSGAKLSHQIMLTGEGYDANISSFPWREGFEDAFPPLDWANSNWEWSSYGGAHTGSEFAYSNLSGSLLTTPPIAVPATGEYQFEFWYRAESTSYPQDMNVYINIDGENVVEPIITIEDAANTTYQKAVFSLLPYVGNTVIFTLNGLYGSGGYSYGICVDDVGVVEAFDYPADEPVTIGDGENTIVVTVSNGSANNDPEGEIPPINNSAFTPTNSFVLQLIGSGPWTVTIETDAPWGAYYRSGHWHAEEAIEGIVTFNVEPSKDINMPIILGDQNPTLPVTLASFSAVLTSDLNVKISWMAESEVNHSGYNILRNEIDDLDTAMLVNDELFRDGIQTGTQVKYTYTDTEVYLNATYYYWLESISLNGVSEYFGPLNVLINSGSEEPDAPQIPLETALMTAYPNPFNPSTNIRYSMKIAGDVRIDIFNVKGQLMRSFSHHHNLPGYYSVTWDGRDDKNNTVGTGLYFYRMTSDQYRATKKMVLSK
- a CDS encoding DEAD/DEAH box helicase, translating into MARLFSKDYHDKSNSWYFNHAVILLEEGDLWYWYTKDESANVVMRFYPSINKREYFSAWVEVLYNPQERRIISYKCAECGQEESCRHYLSLLRYAYNFISDDILKEEMVQTCDSDCLRGNIRWINATHELKLYFEGIYNLETSKIRIYHHGLEKVDVVGITKLLKGNNEVPKNVTNNISVFSQYQLAFFEFVVGFGLSYSAKHGYWSLPKSLFPILLARMEHLQGCIFVRETGEALSFASQPYSLALRIEKLGKKGYNLIPVVVDELSAWYAGYPSWLFFRNVVHKVWLPFTQIVIDDIFAHKMQIEDTDLPYYRSIVHRELALQNIYLDFDESIELPLVMDSQPQGRLYIREMGEDILIEGYWVYDEVYELPIAALKYAKPLVYSKYRGGNENDKMWFYLSPELHLKARKLLNTLPIPQINELEQNSQLVYLEKDFSELQKAVFSLDEQEWELEIDEALSRRFIAKIHLEAELRVQRHEDIDWFSYEVEYRYKDLRFSHDELAKYFRSQEEFLHTEDGRIYFIGNPGVFSEIDRLLKRSKKANDDVYRTRVLNLPYYQRLREENPAIRILGDEYIESMFEDLQARRLKRNPELPSYLHTILRGYQKAGVAWLNMLKHYHFNGILADEMGLGKTIQALAMVAANVEGGASMVICPKTLLYNWAAEIEKFHTNIPYAIVEGAKPSRVELLQNPNIKLFIISYSMVLSDFSILKTMHFDWLILDEAQNIKNVSAQRTFAIKKLNSSYRMALSGTPIENNITELWSIMDFLMPGYLGSVKSFKSKYLTQEIDRDNNASLHKLCAPFLLRRIKKEVLLELPDKQEQVSWCKMNPLQEKLYLQILDTVQRKLMPTSSETISYVHILAALTKLRQVCNHPHLANGDILPEPALSAKLEMLVELVQDSISSGHKILVFSQFVQMLKIMRKVFDKLGISYSYLDGKTKDRAKAVQDFESSKDIRLFLISLKTGGTGLNLTSADTVILYDPWWNPMVENQAIDRSHRIGQTKKVQVFRLITKATVEEKILSLQQNKIDLFNEVVEGGSGVLKTMSLEELKQLFAY